Proteins encoded by one window of Salvia splendens isolate huo1 chromosome 5, SspV2, whole genome shotgun sequence:
- the LOC121805345 gene encoding protein NLP9-like isoform X1 produces the protein MEYPFSSNEKGNEFPYLPRNRVVDMAARSTDESVQCSNVEDSFGNVVDLMNFDTYAGWCNSPNNLVEQMFPSFANFSPLDGMNFTQHNSGMSLLDSDVNGSSSMNEDKVMLHNVDYQLLFTTSPVDDGFSLTEMRDRSPKHKMIGDVGNSVIPRPPIQSLAERMLRALDLFKEWSGRGILAQVWVPMKNGDQYILSTSEQPFLLDQTLVGYREVSRSFTFAAESKEGSFSGLPGRVFASRIPEWTSNVMYYSKGEYHRVQYAIDHEVRGSIAIPVFDDELLESPCCAVLELVTTMEKSNFDLEMEIVCRALQAVKLRSPAPPRHFSQTLSINQRAALSEITDVLRAVCYAHRLPLALTWIPCSYSAGQGEGTMQIHAREHKRNVNEKNVLCIEDSACYVNDKDMKGFVHACQEHYLEEGQGIAGKALQSTLPFFYHDVKEYHISEYPLVHHARKFGLSAAVAIRLRSTYTGDSDYILEFFLPVNMKGSTEQQLLLNSLSGTMQRICKSLRTVSETELRGMGDSELKSQDLEMRNVSSTTVSERSSELSFIGGNLKSIDPITQNVVGSTTTRKEADSPQDQNVAGSRKQVEKKRSTAEKHVSLSVLQQYFSGSLKDAAKSIGVCPTTLKRICRQYGISRWPSRKINKVNRSLRKIQSVLDSVQGVEGGLKFDPATGGLVPASPIVEEFETRKRTGMPNKGGMTRDFDLIQNIKSAPASSFMDVQTSIVKMEDECLLDGSQMVGKCEPHPPHLPSLEQSRLAALDAGVSRPISLNSVHWTTSPNVLPSSFLPSKTLDRWAFNDKSHFIPQNSSSVAVGNKVDTRSKDEIVTSREHNQPSSSGMTCSSDGSGSGSLMNNSSSSSRSSSKRQNHKSETGHIDSGSKIVVKATYKDDTVRFKFDTASGCILLYEEIARRFKLQVGQFQLKYLDDEEEWVMLVNDSDLQECLEILDFMGTRSVKFLVRDEVSAIGSSGGSNCFLGEGS, from the exons ATGGAGTACCCCTTTTCCAGTAACGAAAAGGGTAACGAGTTTCCGTATTTACCTAGGAATCGGGTAGTGGATATGGCTGCAAGGTCAACAGATGAGAGTGTACAGTGCTCAAATGTGGAGGACTCGTTTGGTAATGTAGTGGATCTGATGAATTTTGACACGTATGCTGGATGGTGCAACAGCCCCAACAATTTGGTTGAACAGATGTTTCCCTCCTTTGCAAATTTCTCGCCTCTTGACGGAATGAACTTCACGCAGCATAATTCAGGAATGTCACTATTGGATAGTGATGTTAATGGAAGTTCATCTATGAATGAAGACAAGGTGATGCTTCATAATGTCGACTACCAGCTTCTTTTCACAACAAGCCCTGTTGATGATGGGTTCAGTTTGACTGAGATGAGAGATAGAAGCCCGAAGCATAAGATGATTGGTGATGTAGGGAACAGTgtgatcccaaggcctcctatCCAATCTCTGGCTGAGAGAATGCTAAGAGCATTGGATCTATTCAAAGAATGGTCTGGAAGGGGTATTTTAGCTCAGGTGTGGGTTCCGATGAAGAATGGGGATCAATACATCTTAAGCACTTCTGAACAACCTTTTTTACTTGACCAAACACTTGTCGGATATCGTGAAGTGTCTAGGTCATTTACATTTGCAGCAGAATCAAAGGAAGGATCTTTCTCAGGGCTTCCTGGTCGTGTATTTGCTTCAAGGATTCCAGAATGGACCTCAAACGTAATGTACTACAGTAAGGGTGAGTACCATCGGGTACAATATGCTATTGATCATGAAGTTCGAGGATCCATTGCTATACCTGTTTTTGATGACGAGTTGCTTGAAAGTCCGTGCTGTGCTGTGCTAGAACTTGTTACCACGATGGAGAAGTCCAATTTTGATTTGGAGATGGAAATTGTTTGTCGCGCACTCCAG GCTGTGAAATTAAGGAGTCCTGCACCTCCGAGACATTTTTCCCAG ACTCTATCCATTAATCAAAGAGCAGCTTTATCTGAGATTACAGATGTTTTACGTGCAGTATGCTATGCACATCGACTGCCTCTTGCATTAACATGGATACCTTGTAGTTACTCAGCGGGGCAGGGTGAAGGAACTATGCAGATACATGCTAGAGAACACAAAAGGAATGTAAATGAGAAAAATGTACTATGCATTGAGGATAGTGCCTGTTACGTGAATGACAAAGATATGAAGGGTTTCGTGCATGCATGCCAGGAACATTATCTTGAGGAAGGACAAGGAATTGCTGGAAAGGCTCTTCAATCAACCCTCCCATTCTTTTACCATGATGTCAAGGAATATCATATAAGCGAATATCCACTTGTTCATCATGCCCGTAAATTTGGCCTAAGTGCTGCAGTTGCAATCAGGCTAAGAAGTACTTATACGGGTGATAGTGACTATATATTGGAGTTCTTTCTTCCTGTCAATATGAAGGGAAGTACAGAACAACAACTACTGCTTAATAGCCTCTCCGGTACCATGCAGAGGATCTGTAAGAGTTTAAGGACTGTATCTGAAACTGAATTACGTGGGATGGGTGACTCTGAATTGAAATCACAGGATTTGGAAATGAGAAACGTATCATCAACAACAGTATCTGAGAGGAGTTCTGAACTGTCGTTTATTGGTGGAAATCTGAAAAGTATCGATCCCATTACTCAGAATGTAGTTGGATCTACAACCACTAGGAAAGAAGCTGATAGTCCTCAAGACCAG AATGTGGCTGGCTCGAGGAAACAGGTGGAGAAGAAGCGAAGTACAGCTGAGAAACATGTTAGCTTAAGTGTTCTTCAACAATACTTCTCCGGGAGCCTCAAAGACGCTGCGAAAAGTATTGGTG tgTGCCCAACTACTCTGAAAAGGATATGCAGACAATATGGCATCTCAAGATGGCCTTCCCGCAAAATCAATAAGGTGAATCGTTCTTTGAGAAAGATACAAAGCGTGCTTGATTCTGTCCAAGGGGTGGAAGGAGGATTGAAGTTTGATCCAGCAACAGGCGGCCTTGTTCCTGCTAGTCCTATCGTCGAAGAATTCGAGACTAGAAAAAGAACTGGCATGCCCAACAAAGGTGGTATGACTAGAGACTTTGATTTAATCCAGAATATAAAATCTGCACCAGCATCATCTTTCATGGACGTTCAAACTTCCATTGTAAAAATGGAAGACGAGTGTCTCTTAGATGGAAGCCAAATGGTAGGAAAATGCGAGCCACATCCTCCTCATCTACCGAGCTTAGAGCAATCTAGGTTAGCTGCACTAGATGCTGGGGTATCCCGGCCTATCAGCCTAAACAGTGTGCATTGGACAACTTCTCCAAATGTCTTACCGAGTTCTTTCCTTCCTTCAAAAACCCTCGACAGGTGGGCATTCAATGATAAATCTCATTTCATTCCTCAAAACTCAAGCTCGGTGGCAGTTGGTAACAAGGTGGATACcagatcaaaagatgaaattgtCACTTCCCGCGAACACAACCAACCTAGTTCCTCGGGCATGACATGCTCATCTGACGGGTCTGGATCTGGATCACTGATGAACAACAGTTCATCAAGCTCCAGAAGTTCCAGCAAGAGGCAGAATCATAAAAGTGAGACCGGTCATATAGATAGTGGGTCAAAAATAGTAGTGAAGGCTACTTACAAAGACGACACAGTCCGGTTCAAATTTGACACAGCGTCCGGGTGCATTCTATTGTATGAGGAAATAGCAAGGAGATTCAAACTCCAGGTAGGGCAGTTCCAACTCAAGTATTTGGACGATGAAGAGGAATGGGTGATGTTGGTAAATGATTCTGATTTACAAGAATGTCTTGAAATATTAGATTTCATGGGCACTCGCAGTGTGAAGTTTCTGGTTCGTGACGAGGTAAGTGCCATAGGAAGCTCTGGTGGTAGCAACTGCTTCCTGGGAGAAGGCTCATGA
- the LOC121805345 gene encoding protein NLP9-like isoform X2: MEYPFSSNEKGNEFPYLPRNRVVDMAARSTDESVQCSNVEDSFGNVVDLMNFDTYAGWCNSPNNLVEQMFPSFANFSPLDGMNFTQHNSGMSLLDSDVNGSSSMNEDKVMLHNVDYQLLFTTSPVDDGFSLTEMRDRSPKHKMIGDVGNSVIPRPPIQSLAERMLRALDLFKEWSGRGILAQVWVPMKNGDQYILSTSEQPFLLDQTLVGYREVSRSFTFAAESKEGSFSGLPGRVFASRIPEWTSNVMYYSKGEYHRVQYAIDHEVRGSIAIPVFDDELLESPCCAVLELVTTMEKSNFDLEMEIVCRALQAVKLRSPAPPRHFSQTLSINQRAALSEITDVLRAVCYAHRLPLALTWIPCSYSAGQGEGTMQIHAREHKRNVNEKNVLCIEDSACYVNDKDMKGFVHACQEHYLEEGQGIAGKALQSTLPFFYHDVKEYHISEYPLVHHARKFGLSAAVAIRLRSTYTGDSDYILEFFLPVNMKGSTEQQLLLNSLSGTMQRICKSLRTVSETELRGMGDSELKSQDLEMRNVSSTTVSERSSELSFIGGNLKSIDPITQNVVGSTTTRKEADSPQDQNVAGSRKQVEKKRSTAEKHVSLSVLQQYFSGSLKDAAKSIGVCPTTLKRICRQYGISRWPSRKINKVNRSLRKIQSVLDSVQGVEGGLKFDPATGGLVPASPIVEEFETRKRTGMPNKGGMTRDFDLIQNIKSAPASSFMDVQTSIVKMEDECLLDGSQMVGKCEPHPPHLPSLEQSRWAFNDKSHFIPQNSSSVAVGNKVDTRSKDEIVTSREHNQPSSSGMTCSSDGSGSGSLMNNSSSSSRSSSKRQNHKSETGHIDSGSKIVVKATYKDDTVRFKFDTASGCILLYEEIARRFKLQVGQFQLKYLDDEEEWVMLVNDSDLQECLEILDFMGTRSVKFLVRDEVSAIGSSGGSNCFLGEGS; the protein is encoded by the exons ATGGAGTACCCCTTTTCCAGTAACGAAAAGGGTAACGAGTTTCCGTATTTACCTAGGAATCGGGTAGTGGATATGGCTGCAAGGTCAACAGATGAGAGTGTACAGTGCTCAAATGTGGAGGACTCGTTTGGTAATGTAGTGGATCTGATGAATTTTGACACGTATGCTGGATGGTGCAACAGCCCCAACAATTTGGTTGAACAGATGTTTCCCTCCTTTGCAAATTTCTCGCCTCTTGACGGAATGAACTTCACGCAGCATAATTCAGGAATGTCACTATTGGATAGTGATGTTAATGGAAGTTCATCTATGAATGAAGACAAGGTGATGCTTCATAATGTCGACTACCAGCTTCTTTTCACAACAAGCCCTGTTGATGATGGGTTCAGTTTGACTGAGATGAGAGATAGAAGCCCGAAGCATAAGATGATTGGTGATGTAGGGAACAGTgtgatcccaaggcctcctatCCAATCTCTGGCTGAGAGAATGCTAAGAGCATTGGATCTATTCAAAGAATGGTCTGGAAGGGGTATTTTAGCTCAGGTGTGGGTTCCGATGAAGAATGGGGATCAATACATCTTAAGCACTTCTGAACAACCTTTTTTACTTGACCAAACACTTGTCGGATATCGTGAAGTGTCTAGGTCATTTACATTTGCAGCAGAATCAAAGGAAGGATCTTTCTCAGGGCTTCCTGGTCGTGTATTTGCTTCAAGGATTCCAGAATGGACCTCAAACGTAATGTACTACAGTAAGGGTGAGTACCATCGGGTACAATATGCTATTGATCATGAAGTTCGAGGATCCATTGCTATACCTGTTTTTGATGACGAGTTGCTTGAAAGTCCGTGCTGTGCTGTGCTAGAACTTGTTACCACGATGGAGAAGTCCAATTTTGATTTGGAGATGGAAATTGTTTGTCGCGCACTCCAG GCTGTGAAATTAAGGAGTCCTGCACCTCCGAGACATTTTTCCCAG ACTCTATCCATTAATCAAAGAGCAGCTTTATCTGAGATTACAGATGTTTTACGTGCAGTATGCTATGCACATCGACTGCCTCTTGCATTAACATGGATACCTTGTAGTTACTCAGCGGGGCAGGGTGAAGGAACTATGCAGATACATGCTAGAGAACACAAAAGGAATGTAAATGAGAAAAATGTACTATGCATTGAGGATAGTGCCTGTTACGTGAATGACAAAGATATGAAGGGTTTCGTGCATGCATGCCAGGAACATTATCTTGAGGAAGGACAAGGAATTGCTGGAAAGGCTCTTCAATCAACCCTCCCATTCTTTTACCATGATGTCAAGGAATATCATATAAGCGAATATCCACTTGTTCATCATGCCCGTAAATTTGGCCTAAGTGCTGCAGTTGCAATCAGGCTAAGAAGTACTTATACGGGTGATAGTGACTATATATTGGAGTTCTTTCTTCCTGTCAATATGAAGGGAAGTACAGAACAACAACTACTGCTTAATAGCCTCTCCGGTACCATGCAGAGGATCTGTAAGAGTTTAAGGACTGTATCTGAAACTGAATTACGTGGGATGGGTGACTCTGAATTGAAATCACAGGATTTGGAAATGAGAAACGTATCATCAACAACAGTATCTGAGAGGAGTTCTGAACTGTCGTTTATTGGTGGAAATCTGAAAAGTATCGATCCCATTACTCAGAATGTAGTTGGATCTACAACCACTAGGAAAGAAGCTGATAGTCCTCAAGACCAG AATGTGGCTGGCTCGAGGAAACAGGTGGAGAAGAAGCGAAGTACAGCTGAGAAACATGTTAGCTTAAGTGTTCTTCAACAATACTTCTCCGGGAGCCTCAAAGACGCTGCGAAAAGTATTGGTG tgTGCCCAACTACTCTGAAAAGGATATGCAGACAATATGGCATCTCAAGATGGCCTTCCCGCAAAATCAATAAGGTGAATCGTTCTTTGAGAAAGATACAAAGCGTGCTTGATTCTGTCCAAGGGGTGGAAGGAGGATTGAAGTTTGATCCAGCAACAGGCGGCCTTGTTCCTGCTAGTCCTATCGTCGAAGAATTCGAGACTAGAAAAAGAACTGGCATGCCCAACAAAGGTGGTATGACTAGAGACTTTGATTTAATCCAGAATATAAAATCTGCACCAGCATCATCTTTCATGGACGTTCAAACTTCCATTGTAAAAATGGAAGACGAGTGTCTCTTAGATGGAAGCCAAATGGTAGGAAAATGCGAGCCACATCCTCCTCATCTACCGAGCTTAGAGCAATCTAG GTGGGCATTCAATGATAAATCTCATTTCATTCCTCAAAACTCAAGCTCGGTGGCAGTTGGTAACAAGGTGGATACcagatcaaaagatgaaattgtCACTTCCCGCGAACACAACCAACCTAGTTCCTCGGGCATGACATGCTCATCTGACGGGTCTGGATCTGGATCACTGATGAACAACAGTTCATCAAGCTCCAGAAGTTCCAGCAAGAGGCAGAATCATAAAAGTGAGACCGGTCATATAGATAGTGGGTCAAAAATAGTAGTGAAGGCTACTTACAAAGACGACACAGTCCGGTTCAAATTTGACACAGCGTCCGGGTGCATTCTATTGTATGAGGAAATAGCAAGGAGATTCAAACTCCAGGTAGGGCAGTTCCAACTCAAGTATTTGGACGATGAAGAGGAATGGGTGATGTTGGTAAATGATTCTGATTTACAAGAATGTCTTGAAATATTAGATTTCATGGGCACTCGCAGTGTGAAGTTTCTGGTTCGTGACGAGGTAAGTGCCATAGGAAGCTCTGGTGGTAGCAACTGCTTCCTGGGAGAAGGCTCATGA